TGAAGTATGCTGGTGCGGTAGCAATGTATTTTGTGTCTAAGAAACTAAAGAAGAAATACAACATCACTGATGAGCGAGCAGCACTGTACGAAGCTGCAGAGACATGGGTGGATGCCCTAGATGGACGAGAGTTCCTTGGTTAGTATATATTTACTAGTGTCTTGTTTTTTATGTCTTTTTAATTGGCACCACCATCTCACTTAATTTTATAGAAATTCTAAATGAGAACGGTAGACGAGTTGTTAATGTGTTGTACATTGTTACGTCTCTCACAGGTGGTCCTAAACCAAATTTAGCAGATCTTGCTGTGTTCGGCGTCTTGAGACCCATAAGATATCTGAGGTCTGGTAAAGACATGGTGGAGCACACACGCATAAGTGATTGGTATTCAAGAATGGAAGGAGTTGTCGGAGACTCCTGCCGCATCAAGGCATAGACTACTTTCCACAGTTCAAGTCATAGAGCCACAAACTGTCATAGAGCCACAAACTACCACCGGCAATTTTTGTTCAAGTTGAGTGCATAAATAGCTTCGAATGACAGTCCTCAAGTGTTTGCGGATTGATCATCCTGTTCATTCAGTTCCAAAGATTTTGTTAAATTTATACTTCATAATACCATGTGAAATCAACAATGATTCATCCAAGAACTAATGAAAGGCTAATTCTTTATTTTGCAAatcaaaagtagaaaaattacatAAACTACTTCCATTAATGGTACAAACTGATGACATACACAAATCCAAAACTATAACAAACTAAACCCTACAGTACAAAATTACAAACATCATCATCCTTATCAGCAATTTACCAACTACATGACAGCACAAGCATTAGGATTCTCATCACTGAAAGCAGTTGAGTATTTAACTTCAGTGGAACTAGCACGAGCAAGATTAGAAGCTTTAGCATCATTATTCATATTAATATTTCTGACATAACCAGGTGGTGCTTTCTTATCATAAACACCAGGTGCATATGGATGATCCACTTCACCATATGGTACATACGGCCATATTTCTGCTTTCTTTCCTGTACGCCTTATGACTCTGCTCAACACTTTCCTTGGTTCTACGTATCCAATCACAGTTAACTTGTGTTGCTTTGGATCTATATCTATACTTGATACACCTGCAATATCATCAGCATCAAGGACCATTTAGTTTCATCCAACGGTCATAATTTGTTAAAACTAGAAAAAAAGTTTAAAGGAGTTGAATTCAGTTGGTGCTCAGCTGATATAATACCTTTCATTCCTTCAACAGATCTTCTGATTTTCCTTTCACATCCTTCACAATCAATCTTTATTTTTATCTCCACTgtctaataaaacacaaaaacaaagttaATCAGTACCGTtgataaaaacaagaaaagcTTAAATCATCACTAGATATGCCTCACGGTGAAGTGGACAACCAACCCAG
This is a stretch of genomic DNA from Papaver somniferum cultivar HN1 chromosome 1, ASM357369v1, whole genome shotgun sequence. It encodes these proteins:
- the LOC113291019 gene encoding heavy metal-associated isoprenylated plant protein 26-like; translated protein: MGILDHLSHRFDFSHESRKMKKLKELQTVEIKIKIDCEGCERKIRRSVEGMKGVSSIDIDPKQHKLTVIGYVEPRKVLSRVIRRTGKKAEIWPYVPYGEVDHPYAPGVYDKKAPPGYVRNINMNNDAKASNLARASSTEVKYSTAFSDENPNACAVM